A single region of the Leishmania panamensis strain MHOM/PA/94/PSC-1 chromosome 21 sequence genome encodes:
- a CDS encoding hypothetical protein (TriTrypDB/GeneDB-style sysID: LpmP.21.1040) — MSAPKASPRRDGHNGKSGNNRFGGATAARGGGDIRLAYHPVHNLPFLQELLRPSAASRIAAVARTIHVDDDTGSASGAVGRQLPSYASARGWFGTAPSSSVPGAASSLSPPPPPSYEFSMPPHQPIGKSPGTTPFAEATSATPPRANSLASTAMPVPPLPLVLECTMQLTGMLTQWRVSNEGKRRRPPPLPLAPTLPSSYNPPTGQGNGGSAVSPTTAVRGGGSAVQPLMPVPQSVGDGSATAPPPARPSAQRVLQMMDLVLWYCLSTAEDAGLATSGRSCGTSGFATPAHPGGAVTAAGAVFHQGLAGGSSSPFGLRGGGGGRTGSASVAGGRLGSVGRSGSCSPDPQAAQDWLDGRMSSTCSTAGTPTITITDDQLAERLFRPAVDAVVLLQGPRDQLLPPSSSASSLSRAQSMGKANHIDSSAVTDVSGARSGPIQPPAEAATDDDDATAVELQTMALWTLAAALVRFADAPFNATVFLPVLFPQVDVRSLAGAAVRHPLLHPLLHGDPHNTSLRCGAAAALTALLHKLRPTLQYAEEPQQGRQAAFLSLAAQCGTMLASLHESLWWGLDQLQQREPQSAGADSVASAPSSAAAMPLLSTYATVVAVTPYHRCFRSRVVVLQTLQLPVMHFFLAHDEAGAFMPATQLVSSILKNETLRVAKTPLPATAESRAAEQGHGKDCEIPDTGGDRNVIAANFLPALLSHADTRVEVWRCMVPLSRLYPRLVHNEFEALMAASVKVVSTLMAWEVAEVAAEAAAMATASAVVEAESDATSSRQWAAPSASATLARPAQPTAEGGGNSAKEPSVPPPMYREEGSAGLDAGTASPLPQRSHVPTSSLDAFAECLRTWLHYMGYIWKAFDDNASDPAQRPEGQLYRATLAHKQRIHEELLRPAMRLRRCGGDVRTMTLRCIAQIGNDYVSTVADRSLCEEFVSYVQSSAADAQPRVRGEALTTLGVWLWQYTSMDGFVFIAIDSAVHVLTADPNPVVRTKAAFALSNVTGRLSEGSCAVVRDSPDYIATLCGTAMHAVVIDTESGVQGHGIRMMNHLLQVLTFEELISEVEEFEEGVAEGFLRVLLECLRAKTRGSHDNEQESGDRGRGSGGDGVAPLRCAAPHEAKHRWNAACALGMGLAREVVFEAEPKYAVEAVEALCTAVVRDHIFKVRTQAARALGRIPGHCLSGTYTATDMTSTVVDSLCKALGTATSTENFRQYKEQGSLHDALRSALAVMMTSATPSNELEKVFTSHMKLLQKEGLL; from the coding sequence ATGAGCGCCCCCAAGGCATCGCCGCGCCGTGATGGCCATAATGGCAAATCCGGCAACAACAGGTTCGgtggcgccactgctgcgagaggcggcggcgacattCGCTTGGCCTATCATCCAGTTCATAATCTGCCGTTTCTTCAGGAGCTACTGCGGCCGTCTGCGGCTAGTCGCAttgccgctgtggcgcgcACCATCCACGTGGACGACGACACTGGCTCTGCATCCGGTGCCGTTGGTAGGCAGCTACCGTCGTACGCCAGCGCACGCGGCTGGTTCGGCACCGCCCCGTCCTCGTCCGTGCCCGGCGCCGCATCATCGCTTTcccctccgccacctccgtcgTACGAGTTCTCCATGCCGCCCCACCAGCCGATCGGCAAGAGCCCGGGAACAACGCCGTTTGCAGAGGCTACTAGCGCCACACCCCCGAGAGCCAACAGCCTCGCCTCAACAGCGATGCCCGTCCCACCCCTGCCACTTGTGCTGGAGTGCACGATGCAGCTGACCGGCATGTTGACCCAGTGGCGTGTGAGCAACGAGGGTAAACGACGtcgtccaccaccactccctcTCGCCCCAACACTCCCCTCCTCGTACAACCCACCTACTGGGCAGGGCAACGGAGGCAGTGCCGTGTCCCCAacgacagcggtgcgcgGCGGTGGGAGTGCGGTGCAGCCGCTAATGCCCGTTCCACAGTCAGTCGGTGACGGTAGTGCCACCGCCCCGCCACCGGCCCGCCCTTCGGCGCAGCGTGTCCTGCAGATGATGGACTTGGTTCTGTGGTACTGCCTGTCCACCGCTGAGGATGCGGGGCTGGCGACCAGCGGTCGCTCATGCGGGACGAGCGGCTTTGCGACCCCGGCACATCCCGGTGGTGCCGTCACCGCGGCTGGAGCGGTCTTCCATCAGGGTCTGGCCGgcgggagcagcagcccgtTTGGCcttcgtggcggcggtggcggccggaCAGGCAGCGCCTCAGTTGCTGGTGGGCGTCTAGGCTCCGTTGGAcgaagcggcagctgcagcccggACCCCCAGGCTGCGCAGGACTGGCTGGACGGCCGCATGTCTTCCACGTGTTCGACTGCCGGAACGCCGACCATCACCATTACAGATGACCAGTTGGCAGAACGGCTTTTCCGTCCTGCTGTGGATGCCGTTGTACTCCTGCAAGGACCGCGCgaccagctgctgcctccctcaTCGTCAGCTTCATCGTTATCGCGCGCCCAGAGTATGGGTAAGGCAAACCACATCGACAGCAGTGCCGTCACCGACGTTTCGGGCGCAAGAAGTGGCCCAATACAACCACCTGCTGAGGCCGCCactgacgacgacgacgccacagcggtggagctgcagacgatggcgctgtggaccctggctgctgctcttgtgcGCTTTGCCGATGCCCCATTCAACGCCACCGTCTTCCTCCCTGTGTTATTCCCGCAGGTGGACGTGCGCAGCCTggctggcgcagcggtgcggcacCCTCTTCtgcaccctctcctccacggGGACCCACACAATACTTCGCTTCgatgtggtgcagcagcggctctgaCGGCGCTTCTGCACAAGCTTCGGCCTACGCTTCAGTACGCCGAGGAGCCACAGCAGGGCCGCCAAGCagcctttctctcccttgctgCCCAGTGTGGCACGATGTTGGCTTCACTTCACGAGAGCCTGTGGTGGGGGCTGGACCAGTTACAGCAGCGGGAGCCACAGAGCGCCGGTGCGGACTCTGTGGCATCGGCTCCGtcgtcagcagctgccatGCCGCTCCTCAGCACGTACGCGACGGTTGTGGCGGTCACGCCGTACCACCGTTGCTTTCGCTCACGCGTGGTCGTCCTGCAGACACTGCAGCTCCCCGTGATGCACTTCTTCCTCGCCCACGACGAGGCTGGCGCGTTCATGCCAGCGACTCAGCTCGTGTCAAGCATCTTGAAGAATGAGACGCTGCGCGTTGCGAAGACGCCACTGCCTGCGACGGCTGAGTCGCGGGCTGCGGAGCAGGGTCACGGCAAGGACTGTGAAATCCCAGACACGGGAGGCGACCGTAATGTCATTGCTGCGAACTTCCTTCCGGCGTTGCTGAGCCACGCCGATACCCGAGTCGAGGTATGGCGCTGCATGGTGCCCCTCTCTCGGCTGTATCCGCGTCTGGTGCACAACGAGTTTGAGGCGTTGATGGCTGCCTCGGTGAAGGTGGTGTCGACGCTCATGGCGTGGGAGGTCGCTGAGgtagcagcggaggcggctgcAATGGCGACCGCCTCTGCTGTCGTGGAGGCTGAGAGTGATGCTACTTCGAGCCGGCAGTGGGCTGCGCCGTCCGCATCCGCTACGCTGGCACGCCCTGCGCAGCCCACTGCcgagggcggcggcaacagtgCCAAGGAGCCTAGCGTACCGCCACCGATGtacagggaggagggcagtgCTGGTCTGGATGCTGGCACTgcgtcgccgttgccgcagcgcagccacgtGCCAACATCCTCACTCGACGCCTTCGCGGAATGCCTGCGCACGTGGTTGCACTACATGGGCTACATATGGAAGGCGTTCGACGATAACGCCAGCGACCCAGCGCAGCGACCGGAGGGGCAGCTGTACCGAGCCACGCTGGCGCAcaagcagcgcatccacgAGGAGTTGCTGCGGCCTGCGATGCGGCTGCGTCGATGCGGTGGGGACGTGCGCACGATGACGCTTCGGTGTATTGCGCAGATCGGTAACGACTACGTCTCCACCGTGGCGGACCGCAGCTTGTGCGAGGAGTTTGTGTCGTATGTGCAGTCCTCAGCAGCGGATGCGCAGCCGCGGGTGCGCGGGGAGGCCCTGACCACTTTGGGTGTGTGGCTCTGGCAATACACCTCCATGGACGGCTTTGTCTTCATCGCGATCGACAGTGCCGTGCACGTACTTACGGCAGACCCCAACCCGGTGGTGCGCACCAAGGCGGCCTTTGCGCTTTCCAACGTGACAGGGCGGCTGTCAGAGGGGTCGTGCGCGGTGGTGCGCGACTCACCGGACTACATCGCGACACTCTGCGGCACCGCAATGCACGCGGTTGTGATCGACACGGAGAGCGGCGTGCAAGGCCACGGCATCCGCATGATGAACCACCTTCTCCAGGTCCTCACCTTCGAGGAACTGATtagcgaggtggaggagtttGAGGAGGGCGTTGCAGAGGGCTTCCTGCGCGTTTTGCTGGAGTGCCTGCGTGCCAAGACGCGTGGCAGCCACGACAACGAGCAAGAAAGCGGTGACAGAGGCCGAggaagtggtggtgacggcgtagctcctctgcgctgtgccGCTCCACATGAGGCGAAGCACCGCTGGAACGCGGCGTGCGCTCTCGGCATGGGGCTTGCCCGGGAGGTGGTATTCGAAGCGGAGCCCAAGTACGCCGTGGAGGCTGTCGAGGCGCTCTGCACCGCTGTAGTGCGCGACCACATCTTCAAGGTGCGCACTCAGGCTGCCAGGGCCCTTGGTCGCATACCGGGCCACTGCTTGAGCGGCACCTACACGGCGACGGACATGACATCAACCGTTGTTGACTCTCTCTGCAAGGCGCTGGGGACGGCGACATCTACCGAGAACTTCCGGCAGTACAAGGAGCAGGGCTCACTGCACGATGCTCTGCGCTCTGCTCTGGCGGTCATG